The window TGTACTTAAAAAAGTAAAAGTGGTGCTAGGGGAAACGTCAGGTCATGACCTTGAAGTGACAAAAGGTGTCAAGGCAGAGGATCAAATCATTGCTCATCCATCAGATGACATGTATGACGGAATGGAAGTGAATGCTGAATGATTCAGCTTTCAAACGTGATAAAAAGCTATGAGGTCGCCCAAGAAACATTTGATGTATTAAGTGAGATCGATCTTGTCATTGAAAAAGGCGAGTATATGTCCATTATGGGCCCGTCCGGCTCTGGAAAATCGACGTTAATGAATATCATTGGCTGTTTAGACCGACCAACCACAGGACAATATCATTTTCAAGGAAGAGAGCTGTCAGCTGCAAAGGATCAAGAGCTTGCAGTGATTCGAAATCAATTCATTGGATTTGTCTTTCAGCAATTTCACCTGCTGCCGAGGTTAAATGCGAGGCGTAATGTTGAGCTTCCGATGATTTACGCTGGTATCAGTCAAAAGGAAAGAAAAGAACGCGCAGAAATGGCACTTGAAAAGGTTGGTTTGGCAGACCGAATGAAGCATATGCCAAGTGAGTTGTCTGGAGGGCAAAAGCAAAGAGTGGCTATTGCTCGTGCAATTGTCAATAAGCCGCAGCTTATCTTAGCAGATGAACCAACAGGCGCTCTTGACTCAAAAACAAGCTTCTCAATCATGGAACAGTTTACTAAGCTGAATGAGGAAGGGACAACGATTGTGCTTGTCACCCATGAAGAAGAAATGGCTGCGTATACAAATCGGACGGTCGTTGTAAGAGATGGACGGCTCGTTGAAGATAGATTGACACAAGGGGACGCTATGGAATGAAACTCTTTGAAAATATCAAAATAGCGATGAATTCTGTTTTAGCTCATAAATTACGTTCTATTTTAACGATGCTTGGGATTATTATTGGTGTTGGATCGGTCATTGCGGTCGTGGCTATCGGTCAAGGCGGAGAGCAAATGTTAAAAGGGTCGATTTCAGGTCCAAACAATACCATTGATATGACATATACGCCTTCTGACGAAGAGTTAAATGCAAATCCAAACGCTTTATTCGACGCCACATTTACTGAGGAAGACATAAAAAGCATTAAGACAATCAACGGTGTGAATCAGGTTGCCTCTTCGACTGCACAAGGAATGCAGCTGAGATTTCAAGATACGACAGTGGATGCGACAGTTAACGGTATAAATGAAGGGTATACGAATGTCCATTCATTACAAATAGCAGAAGGACAGAATTTAAGAGATGTTGACTTTAGAAGCGGCAGAAGAGCCGCTCTCATTTCTGAAGGCTTACAAAAAGAATTATTTAATGGACAGAAGGCATTGGGCGAAATGATTTGGATGAACGGACAGCCTGTTGAAGTCATCGGTGTTTTAGCAAAACAGAAAGGGATGTTTTCATTTGATATGAACGAAATATTTGTCCCGTTTGCTATGCTCACCTCCACATTTGGGATCAATGAATATGATAAGTTGTCAATCCAAGTCGCACATGCTGATCAAATGAAGGAAGTAGGAAAGAATGCGGCTGCATTATTAAATGAAAATCATCATACAGAAGATGCTTATGAAATGATCAATATGGAAGAAATCGCAGAAGGCATTGGTCAAATCACATCTGTTATGACAACAATCATTGGCTCAATAGCTGGGATTTCTTTGCTTGTCGGCGGTATCGGTGTGATGAATATCATGCTTGTTTCTGTGACAGAGAGGACAAGGGAAATCGGTATCCGAAAGGCGATTGGAGCAACAAGGGCTCAAATACTCGTTCAATTTTTAATTGAATCTGTCGTCTTAACATTGATCGGCGGGTTGATGGGGATCGCACTTGGCTTAGGTGGCGCTGCGCTAGTATCACTAGTTGCCGGCTGGCCGTCCTTAGTATCTTGGCAAGTCATCTGTGGCGGTGTGCTGTTTAGTATGCTTATTGGGATTGTTTTTGGGTTAATTCCTGCGAATAAAGCAGCAAGACTAGATCCTATTGATTCTCTTAGATATGAATAATTTGGAGAAGAA is drawn from Bacillus pumilus and contains these coding sequences:
- a CDS encoding ABC transporter ATP-binding protein, which translates into the protein MIQLSNVIKSYEVAQETFDVLSEIDLVIEKGEYMSIMGPSGSGKSTLMNIIGCLDRPTTGQYHFQGRELSAAKDQELAVIRNQFIGFVFQQFHLLPRLNARRNVELPMIYAGISQKERKERAEMALEKVGLADRMKHMPSELSGGQKQRVAIARAIVNKPQLILADEPTGALDSKTSFSIMEQFTKLNEEGTTIVLVTHEEEMAAYTNRTVVVRDGRLVEDRLTQGDAME
- a CDS encoding ABC transporter permease, which codes for MKLFENIKIAMNSVLAHKLRSILTMLGIIIGVGSVIAVVAIGQGGEQMLKGSISGPNNTIDMTYTPSDEELNANPNALFDATFTEEDIKSIKTINGVNQVASSTAQGMQLRFQDTTVDATVNGINEGYTNVHSLQIAEGQNLRDVDFRSGRRAALISEGLQKELFNGQKALGEMIWMNGQPVEVIGVLAKQKGMFSFDMNEIFVPFAMLTSTFGINEYDKLSIQVAHADQMKEVGKNAAALLNENHHTEDAYEMINMEEIAEGIGQITSVMTTIIGSIAGISLLVGGIGVMNIMLVSVTERTREIGIRKAIGATRAQILVQFLIESVVLTLIGGLMGIALGLGGAALVSLVAGWPSLVSWQVICGGVLFSMLIGIVFGLIPANKAARLDPIDSLRYE